Proteins from a genomic interval of Kitasatospora kifunensis:
- a CDS encoding spore germination protein GerW family protein codes for MTDSDGSTRPAPLTATHASQLEHLVEEIGSRASATVVYGEPVTAEGVTVIPVAEVAIGFGFGGATGRGAGAATTGEGGGGGGGVRAKPRGFIEIKDGAATYKPVRSPWLDVVIPLAALMAGAAVPGLARRFAARRRLG; via the coding sequence GTGACAGACTCGGACGGCTCCACCCGGCCGGCGCCCCTGACCGCCACCCATGCCTCCCAACTGGAGCACCTGGTGGAGGAGATCGGCAGCCGGGCCTCGGCGACGGTCGTCTACGGCGAGCCCGTCACCGCCGAGGGCGTCACCGTCATCCCGGTCGCCGAGGTCGCCATCGGCTTCGGTTTCGGCGGCGCCACGGGACGCGGGGCCGGAGCGGCCACGACCGGCGAGGGCGGCGGCGGAGGCGGCGGCGTCAGGGCCAAGCCGCGCGGCTTCATCGAGATCAAGGACGGCGCCGCCACGTACAAACCCGTCCGGAGTCCCTGGTTGGACGTCGTCATACCGCTCGCCGCGCTCATGGCAGGCGCCGCTGTCCCGGGACTCGCACGCCGCTTCGCTGCCAGGCGCCGCCTTGGGTGA
- a CDS encoding NAD(P)-dependent oxidoreductase, with product MVRYVASRARSPTCGTASMHCCPASGLRIERTGDGTSESNARRHLLTAGLDVGFIGLGSMGREMAAQLVKAGHRVRVWNRSPEPVAALVALGAQAAATVAEAMAADVVVSMLADDAAVTSRLLDEQLLAGASATVHVNMATVSPELARRAAELHQRHGIGYVAAPVLGRNDVAAAGNLSILAAGESSLLDRVAPLFEAMGRQTYRLGERPEVANVAKVSANFVLISAIEALSEATALAEANGLAADQLVELLAGTLFPGPVYAGYGALIAERRYDPAAFRLVLGLKDVKLALDAGTEARVPLPIASVLRDALLEGIAHGDGERDVAALAETSRRRGPAGGAR from the coding sequence ATGGTGCGGTACGTCGCGAGCCGGGCGAGATCGCCGACGTGTGGCACCGCGTCCATGCACTGCTGTCCGGCGTCGGGGCTTAGGATCGAGAGGACTGGTGACGGAACGTCAGAATCGAACGCGAGGAGGCACCTCTTGACCGCCGGACTGGATGTCGGATTCATCGGACTGGGCTCCATGGGCCGCGAGATGGCAGCCCAGCTGGTCAAGGCCGGCCACCGGGTGCGGGTCTGGAACCGCTCCCCCGAACCGGTGGCTGCGCTGGTCGCCCTGGGTGCGCAGGCTGCGGCGACGGTGGCCGAGGCGATGGCCGCCGACGTGGTGGTCTCGATGCTCGCGGACGACGCGGCGGTGACCTCCCGACTGCTGGACGAGCAGCTGCTGGCCGGGGCGAGCGCCACCGTGCACGTCAACATGGCCACCGTCTCGCCGGAGTTGGCGCGCCGGGCGGCCGAGCTGCACCAGCGGCACGGGATCGGCTACGTCGCCGCGCCGGTACTGGGCCGTAACGACGTGGCAGCGGCGGGCAATCTCAGCATCCTCGCGGCGGGCGAGAGTTCACTGCTCGATCGGGTGGCACCGCTGTTCGAGGCGATGGGTCGACAGACCTACCGCCTGGGCGAGCGGCCCGAGGTGGCGAACGTGGCGAAGGTCAGTGCCAACTTCGTGCTGATCTCGGCCATCGAGGCGCTGTCCGAGGCGACCGCGCTGGCCGAGGCCAACGGCCTTGCGGCAGACCAGCTGGTGGAGCTGCTGGCCGGCACGCTCTTCCCCGGGCCCGTCTACGCGGGCTACGGCGCGCTGATCGCCGAACGGCGGTACGACCCGGCCGCGTTCCGGCTGGTGCTCGGCCTCAAGGACGTGAAGCTCGCGCTGGACGCCGGCACTGAGGCCCGCGTCCCGCTGCCGATCGCGAGCGTGCTGCGTGACGCCCTGCTGGAGGGCATCGCGCACGGCGACGGGGAGCGCGACGTGGCCGCCCTCGCCGAGACGTCGCGGCGCCGGGGCCCGGCAGGCGGCGCCCGGTGA
- a CDS encoding GNAT family N-acetyltransferase translates to MRSRTSIRLIESTDAAPIATHRVRDVEAFRPWEPAQPAEFFTPEGQAERIEKLLAGYRAGTVWPGVVLADDQVIGQVTVGGILPQPHLRRGSVGYWIAGVAQNQGHAGRALGLALQVMTDELGLHRAEASTNLENLPSQRVLRRNGFSPYGIAHSSIFLDGSWRDGLLWERILGD, encoded by the coding sequence ATGCGCAGCCGCACCAGTATCCGCCTGATTGAGTCCACCGACGCCGCCCCGATCGCCACACATCGGGTGCGGGACGTCGAGGCTTTCCGGCCGTGGGAACCGGCCCAGCCGGCCGAGTTCTTCACCCCGGAGGGCCAGGCGGAGCGGATCGAGAAGCTGCTGGCCGGATACCGGGCCGGCACGGTCTGGCCGGGCGTTGTGCTCGCCGACGACCAGGTGATCGGGCAGGTCACCGTCGGAGGCATCCTGCCGCAGCCGCACCTGCGCCGTGGCTCGGTCGGATACTGGATCGCCGGCGTCGCCCAGAATCAAGGGCACGCCGGGCGTGCCCTCGGGCTTGCACTTCAGGTGATGACGGACGAACTCGGGTTGCACCGCGCCGAGGCGTCCACCAACCTGGAGAATCTGCCGTCGCAGCGGGTGCTGCGCCGCAACGGGTTCAGTCCGTACGGCATCGCGCACTCCTCGATCTTTCTCGACGGGAGCTGGCGGGACGGGCTGCTGTGGGAGCGGATCCTCGGCGACTAG
- a CDS encoding class I SAM-dependent methyltransferase — protein MYSDADAAALYDHLNPWGSSDDFYLSFVLDAPSVLDIGCGTGTLLHRAREAGHTGRLCGLDPDTAALARARRRGDIEWIEGRAADVTLKAEFALAVMAGNAFQVFVHDDELRTSLAAIRTALAVGGRFVFGTRNPRARAWEEWNPSNPFDVVDHAGRPLRMIYHVESVVGDVVTFTETTATREGEPLRTDRASLRFLGTDQIEAFLGKAGFKVESWYGDWESGPLGAASEEIVVVARAV, from the coding sequence ATGTACTCCGATGCCGATGCAGCCGCGTTGTACGACCACCTCAACCCGTGGGGCTCCAGCGACGACTTCTACCTGTCGTTCGTGCTGGACGCCCCGTCCGTCCTGGACATCGGTTGCGGCACGGGAACGCTGCTGCACCGCGCGCGCGAAGCCGGACACACCGGCCGACTGTGCGGACTGGACCCGGACACCGCGGCGCTCGCCCGAGCACGGCGCCGCGGCGACATCGAGTGGATCGAGGGCAGGGCCGCGGATGTGACCTTGAAGGCGGAGTTCGCACTTGCCGTCATGGCGGGCAACGCGTTCCAGGTGTTCGTCCATGACGACGAGCTGCGCACGTCGCTGGCCGCGATCCGCACGGCCTTGGCCGTTGGCGGGCGGTTCGTGTTCGGCACCCGCAACCCGCGGGCGCGAGCGTGGGAGGAGTGGAACCCGTCGAACCCCTTCGACGTCGTCGACCACGCCGGCCGCCCCTTGCGCATGATCTACCACGTCGAATCCGTCGTCGGTGACGTGGTCACCTTCACCGAGACCACGGCAACCCGCGAGGGCGAGCCCCTGCGCACCGACCGGGCGAGCCTGCGCTTCCTGGGCACCGACCAGATCGAAGCCTTTCTCGGCAAGGCGGGCTTCAAGGTCGAGAGTTGGTACGGCGACTGGGAATCAGGCCCGCTCGGTGCCGCGAGCGAGGAGATCGTCGTGGTCGCCCGAGCGGTTTGA
- a CDS encoding S1C family serine protease — protein MRRSVRSWTILGVGACTLLAGALPAAATAPGTAHTAATRAPARLQPQENIPELDAPGGPESVEYGPDYVTRPSQGTFSVTAPQYTRITAVDFDCPPCTEVIASDGSAATVRTPQGRWRFGTPIRIWLKADPNAPLAGGRYQGTFRLDSDQQPLVADITEGEQGILGVQPEDNPGGGGARVRSVTPDSPADNAGIRVGDVITSFNNTPVNNAADLRNARIGKVRSGAVVPVTYKRPNGSSRTVQVTLD, from the coding sequence ATGCGACGGTCCGTCAGGTCATGGACGATCCTCGGCGTCGGGGCGTGCACGCTGCTGGCCGGGGCACTGCCGGCCGCCGCAACCGCACCGGGTACAGCTCACACGGCGGCGACCCGGGCTCCTGCGCGGCTGCAACCGCAGGAGAACATCCCCGAGTTGGACGCGCCCGGTGGGCCGGAGAGCGTCGAGTACGGGCCGGACTACGTGACCCGGCCCAGCCAGGGGACCTTCTCCGTCACCGCGCCGCAGTACACCCGGATCACCGCAGTGGACTTCGACTGCCCGCCCTGCACCGAGGTCATCGCCTCCGACGGCTCCGCCGCCACCGTCCGTACCCCGCAGGGACGCTGGCGGTTCGGCACCCCAATCCGGATCTGGCTGAAGGCCGACCCCAACGCCCCCCTGGCCGGCGGCCGGTACCAGGGCACCTTCCGCCTGGACTCCGACCAGCAGCCGCTCGTGGCGGACATCACCGAAGGCGAGCAGGGCATCCTCGGCGTCCAGCCCGAGGACAACCCCGGCGGAGGCGGCGCCCGGGTCAGGAGCGTGACCCCGGACAGCCCGGCGGACAACGCGGGCATCCGGGTCGGCGACGTGATCACCTCGTTCAACAACACGCCCGTCAACAACGCCGCCGACCTGCGCAACGCGCGCATCGGCAAGGTCCGCTCCGGCGCCGTCGTGCCCGTGACCTACAAGCGGCCGAACGGCAGCAGCAGGACCGTGCAGGTCACCCTCGACTGA
- a CDS encoding RidA family protein translates to MSENIHVLAPAGVAPGNGYSQVAWGTGRLIAVSGQVALDEHGELVGAGDPAAQAKQVFEKIRRCLAEAGAGFDDVIKLTFFLTDVAHLPAIREARDAVIDITRPPASSAVAVAALFRPEFLFEIEALAVVPVTVGQG, encoded by the coding sequence ATGTCCGAGAACATCCATGTCCTCGCCCCCGCCGGTGTCGCGCCCGGCAACGGATACAGCCAGGTCGCCTGGGGCACCGGCCGACTGATCGCCGTCTCCGGACAGGTCGCGCTGGACGAGCACGGTGAGCTGGTCGGCGCCGGTGACCCGGCCGCCCAGGCCAAGCAGGTCTTCGAGAAAATCCGCCGCTGCCTGGCCGAGGCCGGGGCCGGCTTCGACGACGTCATCAAGCTGACGTTCTTCCTCACTGACGTCGCCCACCTGCCCGCGATCCGCGAGGCCAGGGACGCGGTGATCGACATCACCCGCCCGCCGGCCAGCAGCGCCGTGGCGGTGGCGGCGCTGTTCCGGCCCGAGTTCCTGTTCGAGATCGAGGCGCTGGCGGTCGTGCCGGTGACGGTGGGTCAGGGCTGA
- a CDS encoding MSMEG_1061 family FMN-dependent PPOX-type flavoprotein, with translation MTTTSQSSSLFDALRADAVRDPAQLREIYEMPSEAAVHKQVDRIHEVSRRLIGCSSFVLIASADAEGRCDVSPRGGPAGFVAVLDEHTLAIPDATGNKRLDTLQNIIATGQAGLVFLIPGRNDTLRVNGRACVSTDPQLLAQLTAVGKPPRSAIVVRVEEVYGHCPKSLMRGFVWKPEQWLPKDAVPSSAEVTLSHLSTSLDGLTVETIEQYERESLLHRYE, from the coding sequence ATGACGACCACTTCGCAGTCCAGCAGCCTCTTCGACGCGCTGCGCGCCGACGCCGTCCGCGATCCCGCCCAGTTGCGCGAGATCTACGAGATGCCGAGCGAGGCCGCGGTGCACAAGCAGGTGGACCGGATCCACGAGGTGTCGCGGCGGTTGATCGGCTGCTCCTCCTTCGTCCTGATCGCGAGCGCCGACGCCGAGGGCCGCTGTGACGTGAGCCCGCGCGGCGGCCCGGCCGGGTTCGTCGCCGTGCTGGACGAGCACACGCTCGCGATACCCGACGCGACGGGCAACAAGCGCCTGGACACGCTGCAGAACATCATCGCCACCGGACAGGCCGGGCTGGTCTTCCTGATCCCCGGCCGCAACGACACGCTGCGGGTGAACGGCCGGGCCTGCGTCTCCACCGACCCCCAGCTGCTGGCGCAGCTGACCGCCGTCGGCAAGCCGCCGCGCAGCGCGATCGTGGTGCGCGTCGAGGAGGTGTACGGGCACTGCCCCAAGTCGCTGATGCGCGGCTTCGTCTGGAAGCCCGAGCAGTGGCTGCCCAAGGATGCCGTGCCCAGCTCGGCGGAGGTGACGCTCTCCCACCTGTCCACCTCGCTGGACGGCCTGACGGTCGAGACGATCGAGCAGTACGAGCGCGAGTCGCTGCTCCACCGCTACGAGTAA
- a CDS encoding FAD-binding oxidoreductase, with the protein MTPPTDAEPSGRPTALPTALPTALAELRRALGPDRVLAPDEAAAGFVRDERGLLPAHPAAVLRPRSTAEVATAVTLCARHGVPVVPFAGGTGLVGGAIPLGEGTQVVLSVRELNRIRSVDAADFAITAEAGCVVADVQRAAAEAGLLFPLRLASEGSCRIGGVVATNAGGSNVLRYGMTRELVLGLEVVLPDGRIWHGLRTLRKDNTGYDLKQLLIGSEGTLGVVTAATLRLFPRPRHQAVALLALPGLGALAELLALARELLEERLSALELFSRTGLDLVLSQLSDTRDPFDRPHPQYVLIEATATRDGAALAAALEGLLAEAIERGLVADAVPALDPAQARALWALREALPEAEKRAGGAVKHDVSVPLGAIAAFVEAAEQAVAAACPGAVVNAFGHVGDGNVHFNVLSAGGSSAVDTSAVVYRVVGEFGGSISAEHGIGVLKREALAAARSPLELDLLRTVKTALDPQGIMNPGKLLA; encoded by the coding sequence GTGACCCCTCCCACAGACGCCGAGCCCAGCGGCCGCCCCACCGCCCTGCCCACCGCCCTGCCCACCGCGCTCGCCGAGCTGCGTCGCGCGCTCGGCCCCGACCGGGTGCTCGCGCCCGACGAGGCGGCGGCCGGCTTCGTGCGCGACGAACGCGGCCTGCTGCCCGCGCACCCCGCCGCCGTGCTGCGCCCGCGCAGTACGGCGGAGGTGGCCACGGCCGTCACGCTCTGCGCCCGCCACGGGGTGCCGGTGGTGCCGTTCGCCGGCGGCACCGGTCTGGTCGGCGGCGCGATCCCGCTCGGCGAGGGCACCCAGGTGGTGCTGAGCGTGCGCGAGTTGAACCGGATCCGCAGCGTGGACGCCGCCGACTTCGCGATCACCGCCGAGGCCGGTTGCGTGGTGGCCGACGTGCAGCGGGCAGCGGCCGAGGCCGGGCTGCTCTTCCCGCTGCGGCTCGCCTCCGAGGGCAGTTGCCGGATCGGCGGTGTGGTGGCCACCAACGCGGGCGGCAGCAACGTGCTGCGCTACGGCATGACCCGCGAACTGGTGCTCGGCCTGGAGGTGGTACTGCCCGACGGCCGGATCTGGCACGGGCTGCGCACCCTGCGAAAGGACAACACCGGCTACGACCTCAAGCAGTTGCTGATCGGCTCGGAGGGCACCCTCGGCGTGGTCACCGCCGCCACCCTGCGCCTCTTCCCACGGCCCCGACACCAGGCGGTGGCCCTGCTCGCGCTGCCCGGCCTCGGTGCGCTGGCCGAACTGCTGGCGCTGGCCAGGGAGTTGCTGGAGGAGCGGCTGAGTGCACTGGAGCTCTTCAGTCGCACCGGACTTGACCTGGTACTCAGTCAACTGTCCGACACCAGGGACCCGTTCGACCGGCCGCACCCGCAGTACGTGCTGATCGAGGCCACCGCGACCCGGGACGGCGCCGCGCTGGCGGCGGCGCTGGAGGGGCTGCTGGCCGAGGCGATCGAGCGCGGCTTGGTCGCGGACGCCGTCCCGGCGCTGGATCCGGCTCAGGCCCGTGCTCTCTGGGCGCTGCGCGAGGCACTGCCGGAGGCGGAGAAGCGCGCGGGCGGCGCGGTCAAGCACGACGTGAGTGTGCCACTGGGTGCCATCGCGGCGTTCGTCGAGGCGGCCGAGCAGGCGGTGGCGGCGGCCTGCCCGGGGGCGGTGGTGAACGCCTTCGGGCACGTCGGGGACGGCAACGTGCACTTCAACGTCCTTTCCGCCGGAGGAAGTTCGGCTGTCGACACCTCGGCGGTGGTCTATCGCGTGGTCGGCGAGTTCGGCGGCAGCATCAGCGCCGAGCACGGCATCGGCGTGCTCAAGCGCGAGGCGCTGGCCGCCGCCCGCTCGCCGCTCGAACTCGACCTGCTGCGCACGGTGAAAACGGCACTCGACCCGCAGGGGATCATGAACCCGGGCAAACTGCTCGCCTGA
- a CDS encoding SDR family NAD(P)-dependent oxidoreductase, which produces MGELDGKTALVTGGSRGIGRAVALRLAAEGALVAVHYGGNEAAATQAVALITEAGGRAFAVRARFGERGAVDRLFEGLTAGLAEHGADGLDILVNNAGIHSISPIGKLTEEEFERLLAINVSAPLFVVQRALPLLRDGGRIINMGSAATRIAAPMQIGYTVSKAALAALGPSLAHELGRRGITANTIAAGVIRTDLTAGFGAVPEALAELEAMTALGRIGEPEDVADVVGFLAGPQGRWVTGQTIDVSGGTYLGPVTAG; this is translated from the coding sequence ATGGGGGAACTGGACGGCAAGACCGCGCTGGTGACGGGCGGCTCGCGCGGGATCGGGCGCGCGGTCGCCCTGCGGCTCGCCGCCGAGGGGGCGCTGGTCGCGGTCCACTACGGCGGCAACGAGGCGGCCGCCACGCAGGCCGTGGCGCTGATCACCGAGGCCGGTGGCCGAGCGTTCGCGGTGCGGGCCCGGTTCGGCGAGCGCGGCGCGGTGGACCGGCTCTTCGAGGGGCTGACCGCCGGGCTGGCGGAGCACGGCGCGGACGGCCTGGACATCCTGGTGAACAACGCGGGCATCCACTCGATCAGCCCGATCGGGAAGCTCACCGAGGAGGAGTTCGAGCGGCTGCTGGCGATCAACGTGAGCGCGCCGCTCTTCGTGGTCCAGCGGGCGCTTCCGCTGCTGCGGGACGGCGGGCGGATCATCAACATGGGCTCGGCGGCCACCCGGATCGCGGCCCCCATGCAGATCGGCTACACCGTCAGCAAGGCCGCGCTGGCGGCCCTCGGACCCTCGCTCGCCCACGAGTTGGGTCGGCGTGGGATCACCGCGAACACCATCGCCGCCGGGGTGATCCGGACCGACCTGACCGCCGGCTTCGGCGCGGTTCCCGAGGCGCTGGCCGAGCTCGAGGCGATGACCGCGCTCGGGCGGATCGGCGAGCCGGAGGACGTCGCGGACGTGGTGGGCTTCCTGGCGGGCCCGCAGGGCCGCTGGGTGACCGGCCAGACCATCGACGTCTCCGGCGGCACCTACCTCGGACCGGTCACGGCCGGCTGA
- a CDS encoding SDR family NAD(P)-dependent oxidoreductase encodes MRKVLITGATGTVGRPLARQLVERGDEVRALVRNPARAAQLLPEGVTAVAGDLNDAASLRAAIAGCDTVFHTAGLAEQWLRDKSEFHRVNVTGTGQLVAAALAEGVECFVHTSTMDVFERPRDRAFDESMLATEPLGTAYERSKQQADLLVTTAVAERGLPARITHPAAVFGPGPARPAALNRMLVDLARGRVPMLPPGGMAVVFNEDLARGHLLAAEAPVGSRYLFSDRFLELPAIAQLVKSVRPSARVPMTLGAPVAWTYAAIGELTAKITHTAPQLSFSELHFLTSEVNPDARLARHALGWEVSELTAAVELTLRHYKALN; translated from the coding sequence ATGCGCAAGGTCCTGATCACCGGTGCGACCGGCACCGTCGGCCGGCCGCTGGCCCGTCAACTGGTCGAGCGCGGCGATGAGGTGCGGGCGCTGGTGCGCAATCCGGCGCGAGCCGCGCAACTGCTGCCCGAGGGCGTGACGGCGGTGGCCGGCGACCTCAATGACGCCGCCTCGCTGCGGGCGGCGATCGCCGGGTGCGACACCGTGTTCCACACCGCCGGGCTGGCCGAGCAGTGGCTGCGGGACAAGAGCGAGTTCCACCGGGTCAACGTGACCGGGACCGGGCAACTGGTGGCGGCCGCGCTGGCCGAGGGCGTCGAGTGCTTCGTGCACACCAGCACCATGGACGTCTTCGAGCGCCCTCGCGATCGGGCCTTCGACGAGTCGATGCTGGCCACCGAGCCGCTGGGCACCGCCTACGAGCGTTCCAAGCAGCAGGCCGACCTGCTGGTGACCACGGCGGTGGCCGAGCGCGGGCTGCCCGCCCGGATCACCCACCCGGCGGCGGTCTTCGGCCCCGGCCCGGCGCGCCCTGCCGCGCTCAACCGGATGCTGGTCGACCTGGCCAGGGGCCGGGTTCCGATGCTGCCGCCGGGCGGCATGGCGGTGGTCTTCAACGAGGACCTGGCGCGCGGGCACCTGTTGGCCGCCGAGGCACCGGTCGGCTCGCGCTACCTCTTCAGCGACCGGTTCCTCGAACTGCCGGCCATCGCGCAGCTGGTGAAGTCGGTGCGCCCCTCGGCCCGGGTGCCGATGACGCTGGGCGCCCCGGTCGCCTGGACGTATGCGGCGATCGGCGAGCTGACCGCGAAGATCACCCACACGGCACCCCAGCTCTCCTTCAGCGAGCTGCACTTCCTCACCTCGGAGGTGAACCCGGACGCGCGCCTGGCTCGACACGCGCTGGGCTGGGAGGTGAGCGAGCTGACGGCGGCCGTGGAACTGACGCTGCGTCACTACAAGGCACTGAACTGA